DNA from Streptomyces sp. NBC_01260:
TGGGTGATGGTGCGCGCGGACGACAGCACGGTCGACCACAACCACTTCCACGGCAAGAGCACGCTCGGCATCTACCTCGGCATCGAGGGCGCGGGCACGGACGAGATGGCCCAGCGCGTCCACGTGTACCGCAACTACTTCTCCGACCACACCTTCGCCGGCTCCAACGGCGGCGAGCCGATCCGGCTCGGCGTCAGCCCCCGGGCGCTGTCCGCCGCCCACGCGGTCGTGGAGTACAACCTGTTCGAGCGCGCCGACGGGGACCCCGAGGCGATCTCGGTGAAGAGCTCGGACAACACCATCCGGTACAACACCATCCGCGACAGCCTGGGCGGCATCGTCCTGCGGCACGGCAACCGCAACCGGGTGGAGGGCAACCACCTCGTCGACGGCCAGGAAGGTGTGCGGATCTACGGCAACGACCATGTGATCGTCAACAACTACCTCGCCGGCCTGTCAGGGCGCGCCCTGGTGATCGGCAGCGGTTCCGAGCGCGACCACCTGCCCGGCGAGACGCCCGAGGCGCGCCGCGGCAACGACGCCCCCGACCGGATCCTCGTCGCGTACAACACCCTGGTCGACAACAACGGCACGCTGTCCGGCGAGAGTCAGCGCCCGCACGAGCCGCGGGACGTCACCGTCGCCGACAACCTGTTCGTCGCGGACACGGGCCGACTCGTCGAGATGGCGAACACCGTGCGCTTCACCTGGTCGGGCAACCTCCTGTGGGGCGCCGCCGCCGACGGCAACATTCCCGCCGGTGGCGGCACCCGTGTCGACCCGAGGCTGGTGAAGGACCCGCACGGCATCGCGCGGCCGGCCGCCGACAGCCCGGCGATCGACGCGGGCACACTCCGCTGGCCGCCCGTCACCCATGACATCGACGGGCAGCCGCGCGGCCGGGCCCGGGACGTGGGCGCGGACGAGCACTCCCGCCGGCCACCGAGGCGCGGACCCCTGACCCCGGCCGACGTCGGTCCCCACGCCGGCTGAGCGCACCCATCCGCTTCGACGCAGGAGGCACCATGCAACGACGCACGTTTCTCAGAAGCACCGCGGTGGCCGCCCTCGCCGCCGTACCGCTCACCACCTCGCTGTCGGGGAGCGCATCGGCGGCCGACATCCCGGTCGCCTCCCTGGCCCAGCTCCAGAGCGCGATCAACGGCGCCGCGCCCGGTGACCGCATCGTCGTCGCCGACGGCACCTACACGGTTCCGTCGGGGAGTGCGATCAACATCTCCGGCAAGAACGGCACCGCGGCGCAGATCACCATCGTCTCGAAGACCCGCGGCGGCGCCGTGCTGCGCGGCGAACGCGGCTTCGTGCTCAGTAATTCGAGCAACATCACCATCAGCGGCTTCTCCTTCCGGCAGAGCACCACGATGGAGATCCCGGCGGACTGCTCGGCGATCCGGCTGACCCGCAACGACTTCCAGCTCGCGGACGCCGGCGATCCGTACTGGCTCGTCGTGCGCGCGGATGACTCGAAGATCGACCGGAACCACTTCCACGACAAGACCACCGCGGGCATCTTCATCGTCGTCGATGGCACGGGCAAGACCGCCATGGCCCAGAACCTTCACATCTTCCGGAACCACTTCTCCGATCACAGCTTCACCGGGGCCAACGGAGGCGAGCCCATCCGCCTCGGCGTCAGCGGCCGGGCACTGTCCGAGGCCAACGCGATCGTCGAGTACAACCTGTTCGAGCGCTGCAACGGCGACCCCGAGGCCATCTCGGTGAAGTCGTCGAAGAACACCATCCGGTACAACACCATCCGGAACAGCCGGGGCGGCATCGTGCTGCGCCACGGCAACCGTTCCCTGGTGGAGGGCAACCACCTGATCGGTGGCATTGACGGGGTGCGCATCTATGGCAACGACCACAGAATCGTCAACAACTACCTGAGCGGGCTGTCCGGCCGGGCCCTGGTGATCGGCAGCGGCACCACCCGTGACCACAACAGCGGCGAGACGCCGGACGAGCGGACGGGGAACGACGCCTGCGACCGCGCGGTGATCGTGCACAACTCCCTGATCAACAACACCGGCATGCTCTCGGGCGAGACTCGGACGTACGAGCCGCAGGACGTGACCGTCGCCGACAACCTGCTGGTCGGCGACTCGGGCAGCCTCGTCGCGATGGGAGCCACCTCCGGCTTCACCTGGCAGACCAACCTGTTGTGGGGTGCGGCCACGAACGGCAACATCCCCTCCGGGGGCTTCACCCGGGCCGACCCGCTGCTCAGCCAGGGCACGGACGGTGTTCTGCGGCTGTCGTCGGGCAGCCCGGCGATCGGCGCCGCCACACTGGGCAGCGCCGCCGTCGCCGATGACATCGACGGGGACCAGCGCGGCAGCGTACGGGACATCGGTGCCGACGAGTACTCGACGGCGCCCGCGCTCCGGCACCCCCTCACGGCCGCGGACGTGGGTCCGAACGCCGCCTGAGTGACCACGGTGCCGGGGCACCGCCCAGCCTGCCCGGTCCGCCCGCCCCGTCCGGGCGGACCGCCCGAGAGCGCCTGAAAGACCGGACAACCGCAGGAAGGCAGTGTCATGACCGAGGAGAGCAGCCGGAGTGCGCAGGGCCGCGCCCCGCTCCGCCCGCAGGCCGGGCCGGAAGCGGGAAGGGCCAGGCTGGGCCTGTGCTCGGTCACGTTCCGCCGGCTGCCGGCCGCCGAGGTCGCGCGACGCGCCGCGGACGCTGGCCTGGAGGTGATCGAGTGGGGGGCGGACGTGCACGCGCCCGCGGGGGAGCCCGACACCGTCCGCGCGGTCCGTGAGGCCACCGACCGGTACGGGATGGCCTGTTGTTCGTACGGCTCGTACTTCCGCGCCACCCCGGGCGAACTGGCCGGATTCCCCGCCGTCGCCCGCGCCGCGGTGCTTCTCGGGGCGCCGCGGATACGGGTGTGGGCGGGCGCGGCCGGATCGCGGTCCGCCCGGCCCGAGGAGCGGCGCGAGACCGTGAGCTGTCTGCGGGAGGCGGCGCGGATCGCTGCGGACCACGGACTCGGGCTCGCACCCGAGTTCCACGGGGGAACGCTCACCGACACCGTCGCCTCGACCGCTCGGCTGCTGGACGAGGTGGGCGCGGACAACGTCCGCACGTACTGGCAGCCGCCGCTCGACACGCCCGGCGAGGAGGCACTGGCGGGACTCGCGTCGCTCGCCGACCGGGTCTGCGCCGTGCACGCCTTCTCGTGGTGGCCGGGCAACAACCGGCTGCCGCTGGCGGACCGTTCGGACCTGTGGACGGCCGCCCTCGGCCTGCTGGACGGCCGGGGTGTCGAGGCGCTCCTGGAGTTCGTGCCCGGCGACGATTCCGCGGTGCTGGACAGGGAAGCCGCGACACTGAGGGGATTCGCAGGCCAGACCCCCTCCGGCCGAACGTAGTCGACCGTACTCCCGCAGGTCACGAGGGATGCTCCATCGCCCCGACATCAGGACGGCATACATGCGCATCAAGAACGACGACACGCTTGTGTTCATCGGTGACTCCATCACCGACGCGGGCCGCGACCGTGCGGATTCCGCTTCGCTCGGCGGGGGTTACGTCCACGAGATCGCGCAGACCCTGCGCGACCGGGCGGACGACGGACCCGGACCCCGTGTCATCAACAGGGGGATCAACGGCGATCGTGTGTACGACCTCGAAAGCCGCTGGACCACCGATGTCATCGACCACCGGCCCACCGTGGTCACTGTCAAGATCGGCATCAACGACACCTGGCGGTGCTACGACCAGGGACTGCCCAGCCCGCTCGACGTGTTCGAGGAGTGCCTCGACCGGCTGCTCGCGGGCGCGGCGCGCGAGCTGTCCGCACGGCTGGTCGTCATCACCCCGTTCCTGCTCCCGGTCGGGCCGGACCAGGAGAGCTGGTTCGAGGACCTGTCTCCCCGCACCGACGCCGTTCTGCGGGCAGCCGTGAACAACGGGGCCCAGGTGGTCCGCGCAGACCTCGTCATGATCCGCGCGGCACAGGACCGGGAGCCGGCGGCGCTGGCCCCGGACGGCGTCCACCCGAGCCGTCTCGGGCACCGGCTGATCGCCGATGCCTGGCTCGCCGCGGTCGACTCCGCTGCCGCGGACCCGCGGAGGTAGCGCCCCGTCCTCACGCGGGCCGACCCGTCGCCGTGCGTGCCCGTGCCCGAATTCCGCGCCGGCCCGGGGCCCTGCGGGACACTCCGGGCCGGTCGCTAGAGTGACCGCTCATGACCACAATTGATCAAGCTCCCGCCTCTTTCGCCGTGCACATCCCGGACGCCGTACTCGAACCGGAACCGCTCGATCCCGCACAGGTCGTGTCGGGCGATCCGCAGGTCACCGGCAAGGTGCTGTGGGAGTCGGCCGACGGCAAGCAGCTGCGCGGGATCTGGCAGATCACGCCCGGCGTGGTCACCGACACCGAGGCCAACGAGCTGTTCGTGGTCGTCAGCGGGCGCGCCACCGTGGCGGTCGAGGGCGGCGCGACGCTGGAGATCGGACCGGGCGACGCCTGCGTGCTGCGCGAGGGTGACCGTACGACGTGGACCGTGCACGAGACGCTGCGCAAGGCGTACCACATCAGCCTCTGAGGTCTCCGAAGTCTCCGGAGCCTCTGACGCCCTCGGCGCCTGAACCCGCTTTCCGCCCCGCCGGGCTCAGGCCCCGGCGGGGCGGGTGAGGGACCGGCGCAGCGCCAGCGCGGCCATCGGCAGCAGCAGACATGCGCCGGTGAGGTTCAGCCAGCCGTAGCTCGCCCGGGAGACGATGACACCGGCGACCGCGCCGCCGATGCCCGCCGACGCGTTCATGGTCAGGTCCGACAGACCCTGTACGGCGGCGCGGGCGGGCTGCGGCACGGAGTCGGTGAGCAGCGCCGAACCGGCTACCAGTCCCGCGGACCAGCCGAGCCCGAGCACGAACAGGCCGGCCGCGGTCCTGCCGTGAGCGGCGCCCGCGGTCCCCGCCAGCAGTGCGGCCAGGGAGAGCAGCCCGACCGCCAGGCCGATGACGGTGAGCCGGCCGAAGCGGTCCGACAGCCAGCCCATCACCGGCGAGAACGCGTACATCCCCGCGATGTGGCCGCTGATCACCAGGCCGATCAGCTGGAGGTCCGCGCCGTGGTGGCCGAGGTCGACCGGGGTCATCACCATGATCGAGACCATCGCGGTGTGCGAGACGGTCACGGTCACCAGCGCCAGCCGGGCCATCGGCGACGCCCGCACGGCCGCGATGCCCGCACGCAGCGAACGGTTCCCGGCCGACCCGCTCTCCTGCGGGGCCAGCGCGCGCGCCGTGAGCAGCGGATCGGGCCGCAGCAGCGCCGCGACCACGAGCGCGGCCAGAAGGAAGATGCCGGCCGCCCAGACGAACGGCCCGGCCGTCTCGGACACGGCGGTGCCGCGGAAGACCCGGCCCGCCGGTGCCGCGATATTGGGCCCCAGCACCGAGCCGATGGTGGTGGCCCAGATGACCGTCGAGATCGCCCGGCCGCGCCGCTCGGGCTCGGCCAGATCCGCCGCGGCGAACCTCGCCTGCAGATTGGCGGAGGAGCCCGCGCCGAACGCGGCCATGCCGAGGAGCAGCAGCGGGAAGTTCTCCACCGCGGTGGCCAGCACCACGAGGCCGGCGCCGAGCGCGCCGATCAGATACGCCAGTACGAGACCGGGGCGGCGGCCGCGCGAGGTCATCAGCGCGGCCAGCGGCAGCGACAGCAGGGCCGTGCCGGTCACCGACGCGGTGGGCGCGAGGCCCGACAGCGCCTCGGAGCCGCTGACCTGTGTCGCCAGTACGGGGGCCAGGGCGATGCCGACGGGCACGCCGAGGCCGCCGAGTATCTGGCCGGCGATGAGGACGGCGGTCGTTCTGCGCCGGAGTGCGGGCAGGTCGGCCGCCGTGACCCGCCCGGCGGTTCGTGGCCTGCCGGGGGTGTCGGATGCGTCGCGGGTGTTGGTCACCGAGGAAGTGTGCCAGCTCGTGCGTACGTGCGGAACGAGGGCTCCGGCCGGCCCGGGGCGGCACCACGGGCCGGGGTCAGAACAGCGGCTCGGGCAGCACGCCCTCCAGCGCCAGCAGCCGCCGTTTCGTCTCCAGGCCGCCGCCGAAGCCGCCGAGCCCGCCGTCGCGCTCCACCACCCGGTGGCAGGGCACCACGACCGGCAGCGGATTGGACCCCATGGCCGCCCCGACCGCCTGGGCCGCTCCGGGCTGCCCGACCCGCTCGGCGAGCTCCCCGTAACCGGCGACGGCGCCGTACGGCACGCCCGCCGACAGCTCACGGAGCACCTGGCGGTTGAAACCGCTCGTCAGCGACCAGTCCAGATCGAGGGAGAAATCCCGCAGCGTGCCCGCGAAGTACGCCGCGAACTGGCGTATCGGCTTGGCCAGCCGCGCGGAGCCCGGTGATTCGACCGGCTCCGCGCCGAGCCGGGTGCGCAACTGGGCCAGTGCCCTGTCCCGTACCGCCGGACGCGCGTGGAAGACCACGCTCACCAGCCCGGCGTCGGTCGCGGCCAGCAGCAGCGGGCCGATGCCGCTCTCCACGACGGCCCACTCGACAACCCCGTTGCTGTTCATGGCAACCACCGTACGGCCGGCCACTGACAACGGTCGGCGGCCGGCCACGACAGCGGTCCGGGGTCGGCCGGCCCGCGGTCCCGGGGCGGTCAGCCCGCGGTCTCACGCACCCCGGTGGCCGCCCGCACCACGTCCGGCGCGTTGGTGATGATGCCGTCCACGCCGTAGCCGGTCACCCGGAGCGCGTGCGCCGCGTCGTTGACCGTCCACGTGTTGACCCGGAGCCTCTTGTGGTGCGGCCCCTTCAGCGCGTGCACCGCCGCCACGTACTCGCCCGAGACCGAGGTGTACGCCGGGTTGATCTGGTCGGTGAACTCGGCGTACGAGGGCAGCTGGGCGACGGCCGGGGCACCCAGGAAGCCCGTGATCACGTCCGGACGCTGCTCGTGCACCTTGCGCAGGCTGTCCGCGCCGAAGCTCTGGATCACGAGGCGGTCGCGGACATGGCTGTCGTCGAGCCACCCCTCCTGGCGCAGCGCCCGCAGGGCCGCCCGCTCGATTCCCGGGTAGATCTCGGGGCTCTTGATCTCCATGAGCAGGTTCTGGTGGTGATGCCCGATCCGGTCCAGGTACTGCCGGAGGGTGGGTACCCGGGTACCGGCGTACCGCGCCCCGAACCAGCTGCCCGCGTCCAGCCGGGCGATCTCGGCGGCCGTGAAGTCCTTGACCGCCCACGGTGCGCGGCCCGGGAAGACCTTCTCGGCATCGGTGGTCCGCTTCAGATCGGTGTCGTGGATGACGACGAGGACGCCGTCCTTGGTGAACTGGATGTCGTTCTCCACCCAGTCGAAGCCGAGTTCGGCGGCCTTGTCCACGGCCGCGAGGGTGTTCTCGGGAGCGTAGGCCGACGCGCCCCGGTGGGAGATGACGAGCGGGGCGCCGGTACGGGCCGGAGCGCGGCCGCTCGCCGTCCCCACTCCGGTACCGGTGGTCGCTGTCGTGTGCCGGGCGGTGACGGAGCGGGTCGCCGTCACGGTGTGCCCGGCCGCGGTGGTGTCCGTGACCGGTGCACCGGTGTTCGACATCAGGAACGTGCCGGCGCCCAGCAGTGCGGCGGCAGCGACGGAGGCAGTTGCGGTGCCTGCGTACACGTTGACTCCTTGCGTCAGAGTTGCGGACGGCCCGAGGCTCGCAGCCGCCGCCGAACAAGGGACAGGCGAGGGATGGCCGCCATGTGAACGCACCCCGGGGACCGCGTCATGGGCCGGTGCCGCTGTCGATAAAATGCAGTTCTTCTGTTTGTTTGCCGGGCCTCGCGCCTTAGGGTCGTCCGCACCCGGGCTTCTGCGAAGGGCGTGTGTATGCAGGGCACAATCGACGGTTTCAGCTATGGGGCGGTGACCCCCGTCGCGGCGTTCCTCATGGCCTGTCTCGGCGCCGCGCTGGGGCTGCGCTGCACCACTCGGTCCCTGCGCACGGAACGTTCCTTCAAAGCCGGCTGGCTGGCTCTCGGCGCGACCTCCATAGGCTCGGGCATCTGGACGATGCACTTCATCGCGATGACGGGTTTCTCCGTCGAGGAGGTACCGATCGGCTACGACAAGCCGGTCACGTTCGCCAGCCTCGCCGTCGCGATCGTCATGGTCGGTGTCGGGATCTTCCTTGTCGGGTACCGGGGCGCCACCCCGATGGCGCTGGTGACGGGCGGCACGATCACCGGACTCGGCGTGGCCACCATGCATTACCTCGGCATGACAGGTATGCGACTTGATGGGCAGTTCGAGTACGACACGATCACCGTGACGCTCTCCGTGGTCATCGCCGTGGTGGCCTCGACCGCCGCGCTCTGGGCCGCTGTCTCGATCCACGGCTTCCTGCCCAGCCTCGGTGCCGCCGTCGTGATGGGCGTCGCGGTCAGCGGAATGCACTACACGGGCATGGCGGCGCTCCGGGTCCACCTGCACCCCGCCACGCTCACCGGCACCACCACCGGCGACGCCCCGACCGGCCTCCTCGTGCCCATGCTGATCGGTCCGGCCTGCTTCCTGCTGCTCGCCGGGGTCGTCGTGATGTTCGACCCGCTGGTGGTGATGGGGACCCCGGACTGGGACGACGCCGCGGCCGGACGGGCCCTCGGTATCCCCGCCCAGCGCCAGGTACCCCGGTTCGGCACGCACGCCGACCCGGCGTCCTTCCACTCGCAGCGGCGCGACCCCGTGGAGCACCACGACCGCTGACCCGGCCCCGTTGTCAGTGGGGGGTCGTACGGTGGATGCATGCGGCCCGTTTCGAAGATCGAACGTTCGGTGGCGCCTTTCGAGGTCGTCAGTCCCTACCAGCCCAGCGGCGACCAGCCGACGGCCATCGCCGAGCTGGAGCGGCGCGTCAGGGCAGGTGAGAAGGATGTCGTGCTCCTCGGCGCGACCGGCACCGGAAAGTCGGCGACCACCGC
Protein-coding regions in this window:
- a CDS encoding polysaccharide lyase 6 family protein — its product is MQRRTFLMSTAAGVALAAAPVGGPLTASATTAPATVRTPAELQAAIDRARPGDRIVVADGTYTVPPDSPLTIRNKRGTERAPVTIVARTRGGVVLEGEHSFVFEASSHITLSGFSFRQSSTLDIPPDCSHIRLTRNDFQLADIEGLHWVMVRADDSTVDHNHFHGKSTLGIYLGIEGAGTDEMAQRVHVYRNYFSDHTFAGSNGGEPIRLGVSPRALSAAHAVVEYNLFERADGDPEAISVKSSDNTIRYNTIRDSLGGIVLRHGNRNRVEGNHLVDGQEGVRIYGNDHVIVNNYLAGLSGRALVIGSGSERDHLPGETPEARRGNDAPDRILVAYNTLVDNNGTLSGESQRPHEPRDVTVADNLFVADTGRLVEMANTVRFTWSGNLLWGAAADGNIPAGGGTRVDPRLVKDPHGIARPAADSPAIDAGTLRWPPVTHDIDGQPRGRARDVGADEHSRRPPRRGPLTPADVGPHAG
- a CDS encoding polysaccharide lyase 6 family protein, translating into MQRRTFLRSTAVAALAAVPLTTSLSGSASAADIPVASLAQLQSAINGAAPGDRIVVADGTYTVPSGSAINISGKNGTAAQITIVSKTRGGAVLRGERGFVLSNSSNITISGFSFRQSTTMEIPADCSAIRLTRNDFQLADAGDPYWLVVRADDSKIDRNHFHDKTTAGIFIVVDGTGKTAMAQNLHIFRNHFSDHSFTGANGGEPIRLGVSGRALSEANAIVEYNLFERCNGDPEAISVKSSKNTIRYNTIRNSRGGIVLRHGNRSLVEGNHLIGGIDGVRIYGNDHRIVNNYLSGLSGRALVIGSGTTRDHNSGETPDERTGNDACDRAVIVHNSLINNTGMLSGETRTYEPQDVTVADNLLVGDSGSLVAMGATSGFTWQTNLLWGAATNGNIPSGGFTRADPLLSQGTDGVLRLSSGSPAIGAATLGSAAVADDIDGDQRGSVRDIGADEYSTAPALRHPLTAADVGPNAA
- a CDS encoding sugar phosphate isomerase/epimerase family protein → MTEESSRSAQGRAPLRPQAGPEAGRARLGLCSVTFRRLPAAEVARRAADAGLEVIEWGADVHAPAGEPDTVRAVREATDRYGMACCSYGSYFRATPGELAGFPAVARAAVLLGAPRIRVWAGAAGSRSARPEERRETVSCLREAARIAADHGLGLAPEFHGGTLTDTVASTARLLDEVGADNVRTYWQPPLDTPGEEALAGLASLADRVCAVHAFSWWPGNNRLPLADRSDLWTAALGLLDGRGVEALLEFVPGDDSAVLDREAATLRGFAGQTPSGRT
- a CDS encoding SGNH/GDSL hydrolase family protein, producing MRIKNDDTLVFIGDSITDAGRDRADSASLGGGYVHEIAQTLRDRADDGPGPRVINRGINGDRVYDLESRWTTDVIDHRPTVVTVKIGINDTWRCYDQGLPSPLDVFEECLDRLLAGAARELSARLVVITPFLLPVGPDQESWFEDLSPRTDAVLRAAVNNGAQVVRADLVMIRAAQDREPAALAPDGVHPSRLGHRLIADAWLAAVDSAAADPRR
- a CDS encoding cupin domain-containing protein; the encoded protein is MTTIDQAPASFAVHIPDAVLEPEPLDPAQVVSGDPQVTGKVLWESADGKQLRGIWQITPGVVTDTEANELFVVVSGRATVAVEGGATLEIGPGDACVLREGDRTTWTVHETLRKAYHISL
- a CDS encoding MFS transporter, whose translation is MTNTRDASDTPGRPRTAGRVTAADLPALRRRTTAVLIAGQILGGLGVPVGIALAPVLATQVSGSEALSGLAPTASVTGTALLSLPLAALMTSRGRRPGLVLAYLIGALGAGLVVLATAVENFPLLLLGMAAFGAGSSANLQARFAAADLAEPERRGRAISTVIWATTIGSVLGPNIAAPAGRVFRGTAVSETAGPFVWAAGIFLLAALVVAALLRPDPLLTARALAPQESGSAGNRSLRAGIAAVRASPMARLALVTVTVSHTAMVSIMVMTPVDLGHHGADLQLIGLVISGHIAGMYAFSPVMGWLSDRFGRLTVIGLAVGLLSLAALLAGTAGAAHGRTAAGLFVLGLGWSAGLVAGSALLTDSVPQPARAAVQGLSDLTMNASAGIGGAVAGVIVSRASYGWLNLTGACLLLPMAALALRRSLTRPAGA
- a CDS encoding methylated-DNA--[protein]-cysteine S-methyltransferase codes for the protein MNSNGVVEWAVVESGIGPLLLAATDAGLVSVVFHARPAVRDRALAQLRTRLGAEPVESPGSARLAKPIRQFAAYFAGTLRDFSLDLDWSLTSGFNRQVLRELSAGVPYGAVAGYGELAERVGQPGAAQAVGAAMGSNPLPVVVPCHRVVERDGGLGGFGGGLETKRRLLALEGVLPEPLF
- a CDS encoding glycerophosphodiester phosphodiesterase produces the protein MYAGTATASVAAAALLGAGTFLMSNTGAPVTDTTAAGHTVTATRSVTARHTTATTGTGVGTASGRAPARTGAPLVISHRGASAYAPENTLAAVDKAAELGFDWVENDIQFTKDGVLVVIHDTDLKRTTDAEKVFPGRAPWAVKDFTAAEIARLDAGSWFGARYAGTRVPTLRQYLDRIGHHHQNLLMEIKSPEIYPGIERAALRALRQEGWLDDSHVRDRLVIQSFGADSLRKVHEQRPDVITGFLGAPAVAQLPSYAEFTDQINPAYTSVSGEYVAAVHALKGPHHKRLRVNTWTVNDAAHALRVTGYGVDGIITNAPDVVRAATGVRETAG
- a CDS encoding MHYT domain-containing protein → MQGTIDGFSYGAVTPVAAFLMACLGAALGLRCTTRSLRTERSFKAGWLALGATSIGSGIWTMHFIAMTGFSVEEVPIGYDKPVTFASLAVAIVMVGVGIFLVGYRGATPMALVTGGTITGLGVATMHYLGMTGMRLDGQFEYDTITVTLSVVIAVVASTAALWAAVSIHGFLPSLGAAVVMGVAVSGMHYTGMAALRVHLHPATLTGTTTGDAPTGLLVPMLIGPACFLLLAGVVVMFDPLVVMGTPDWDDAAAGRALGIPAQRQVPRFGTHADPASFHSQRRDPVEHHDR